CTCATTTCATTATATAGGGAATATATACACATTGGAAATCAATTAACAGTATGAATTGTTCTTTTTAGCCAATTGGAAATTTTGTTACTAAGCCTAAGAATTTGGGAGCATCAATAAAGATGTCTTCTTCTAAATAACATCGGTAGTGATGATTTCACCTTGTATGGAACTATACAAGATGTAATAGCCTTTTGTATGTTTTTTTCACAACCGTAATACCCCAACTTCTAGTTAGAGCATCAACAAGCTATCAAGAAGTTTCCGGACCGGTGCACAACAGATTAACAACATTATTATATCAACACCAGCTAACTCTAAAATACTAATATAAACGTCAAGTTTCCCGTCAACTGTTTATCACACAATTGCTATTGAGTACATGATCAGATATCTGATGTTATCAATCAGATGGAGCATCTTGACATGATATTTTTGAATTATACACGCTGATTGACTTCATGTTCGTTCTCAATGTACACACTTTTTGCTTACACACATAGCTTTTTACATGGTTGTTGAATCAACGTACATTTTAACCACACAATACTAGCCAGTACATATTACCGAGTTGGTGTATGTGACATAGTCAATTCTCCATAGCTACTCACTTCTTGAAGAGCCTCTGGGAGACGAAGAAGCCGAGTGTGAAGGCGGCGACGCCGACGGCCACCACCTCCTTGTTCCTCCTCGCCATCTCCACTGCGCTCTCCGTCCACTTCATGTCCGTCAGCTGGCCCAGGCCTTCCGTCATGCGCTCTTTCCAGCCGCTGAACGCCGAGGCCGCCGCCTTCTTCTCCTGCTCTGCTCTAGCTTCCatggccgtcgccgccgcagcagccttGGCCCTCTCTTCCTCGCCGCGTCGCCTCACCGTCTCTGCCAGGCACTCCCGGTCAACCGCCGCCATGGCCTTGTCGCTGGAGGTTGGATTCGGTGCTTGCTTCTCCGGTGTCTGCGCAGCTGCTGCCGCCTGGGGAGCCTTGGGCTCCAGTTCTTTTTCCTTCTTCGGCCTCTGCTGCTCTTCCTTGGGCTTCGTTCTGATCT
The sequence above is drawn from the Triticum aestivum cultivar Chinese Spring unplaced genomic scaffold, IWGSC CS RefSeq v2.1 scaffold40132, whole genome shotgun sequence genome and encodes:
- the LOC123176053 gene encoding translation initiation factor IF-2-like, producing the protein MAAATGAKQHPHPAPPPGATVVDPKFEWTERAGSYVLRLTLTGFRTDDFRVQVDGAGRLTIRGTRPGASLHKVFQLPSSASLDDIAGRFEAGVLTLTMPKRAGVPKEEGAPTEQVDGDVKTGDAGGEKKVPKPAPSGDAAPTSIEEIRTKPKEEQQRPKKEKELEPKAPQAAAAAQTPEKQAPNPTSSDKAMAAVDRECLAETVRRRGEEERAKAAAAATAMEARAEQEKKAAASAFSGWKERMTEGLGQLTDMKWTESAVEMARRNKEVVAVGVAAFTLGFFVSQRLFKK